TCCCTACGCCGAAAAGGACCAAGCCAAGGCACTCGGTGCCCGCTGGAATCCTGCCAAGCGCCGCTGGTACGTTCCAGACGGCGTCGCCACTGCTGGTTTCGAAAAATGGGTCGCGGATGCAGGCGCCAGCGCCTCGCCCACAAGCAGCGGGCGGGTCGACAGCTACCAAGGAAAGACCGTGGTCGGCGCGAACTATGTCGCGCTGGGCCATGACTGCAATCCGTTCGAGCCTTGCGCCCAGTGCGGTGCTGCGCTTCTGCTTACTCCGTGGGAAACAGCGCGCCAGCATCTCGTGCAAGTCGTTGCCAGGCTCTAAATTGCACTGATCGGCAGGCAGGAATGCGGCAGCTGCGTTATGACCTGCTGTGATCACTTTCTTTATGGATGAGCCATGTCGATCCTGCTACCAGTATCAAGCCGGGCTGCCAAGGCCTGACTTTTGATGCGTTGCAAGGCCATGCCCGATGGACCCCGTACGCTGAGCTGAACGGCTCAAGTGATGGTCCATTTTTGATAGGCAACAATCATGGCTTTGTTTTATTCGAGTGGAATACGCGCATGCTGCTCGGCTGCGCTGGCGCTGGCCCTTGCCGGTTGTGCGACGGGGCTCGGTTTCGAGTCGCCCTTGCGGGCGGAAACGGAAAACGGCAGCGCTGCGCCGCCTACCGAGCTTATAACTGACACGCTGATCGCGACCGAGCGCGAAGCGTCCGCCAGAAATGCACGCCAGGACCTTACGCCGCTGTTCGTGGCGAAGCCACCCCCTTATACGATAGGCCGCGGCGACATCCTGTCGATCGTGGTTTGGGACCACCCCGAGCTGGCCGCAGGGGGCATGAATGCCGCCACGGTCATGAACCCGAGCGGTACGGTGCCGCCCAACGTTGTCTCGCCCGGTTTCGCCGTCGACCATCTCGGACGCATTCAGTTTCCGCTGATCGGGCTGCTGACGGTGGATGGGCTCACCGAAGAACAGGCGCGCGCGTTGCTAGCCAAGAAGCTGGCACGCTACATCGCCCAACCCAATATTACGCTGCGCGTGCAGTCCTACCGCAGCAGGCGCGTCTATGTCGACGGCGAAGTGCGTACGCCGGGCCTGCAGGCGATCGACGACATTCCCATGACGCTGGTCGAAGCACTCAACCGTGCCGGCGGCATGGGGCCGGGTGCCGACCAGAGCCGGATCGTTCTCGAGCGCGGCGAGCGGCGCTACATCGTCAACTTGCGCGAGCTGGTCATGAAGGGTGTCAATCCCGGCAGCATTCTGCTTGCGCACGGCGACGTCGTGCGGGTGCATTCTCGTGACGAGAGCAAGGTATTCGTGTCGGGCGAAGTCATCACGCCGAAGGCGCTCACCATGCACAACGGTCGCCTGACGCTCAGCGAGGCACTGGGCGAGACCGGCGGCATCAGTCCCCTGAGCGGCGACGCCCGCCAGGTCTATGTCGTGCGCAAGACGCCGGAGCGTACACGCGTGTTCCGCCTGGATGCCCGCGGCAGTGGAGCGCTCGGCATGGCCGAAGCGTTCGAGTTGCGGCCGAAAGACGTGGTCTACGTCGCTGCGTCGCCGCTGGCGAACTGGAACCGACACCTGAGCCTGCTGTTCCCGGGTGCGCTGACCTCGGCCGTCGGCGTCACCACCAGGCCTTGACCGGAGAGCTCCCGCCATGACGACCCCGCACGACCAGCATCCGCACCCGCTCAGCCCCGTGTACCACAGCCCGCCGGTGCTGTCGGTACCGTTCGATCCACGCCCGTCCGAGCCGCACTCGGAAGAACCCGCCGTCGATTTCAAGAGCTGCCTCAACACCCTGTACGACAGCCGCTGGCTGATCGGTACCGTGACCGGGATCATCACGGTGGTCGCCGTGCTGTACGCGCTGCTGGCCAAGCCCGTGTTCGAAGCCAACCTCATGATCCACGTCGAGGAAGAGAGCCCAACTGCATCGAAGAATATCCTGAGCGAAGCCTCGTCCCTGTTCGAGACCAAGAAGGCGGCGATTGCTGAAATGGAACTACTACGCTCGCGCATGGTGGTATCGCGTGCGGTCGACAACCTGCAGCTGTATGTCCAGGTGCGGCCCGTATACTTCCCGGCCCTGGGCTCCTGGTTCGCCAACCAGAATGGCAATACGCTATCGGTGCCTGGCCTGTTTGGCCAGGGCGGATTTGTCTGGGGCGGAGAAAAGGCCGAGGTATCTGTGTTCGAAGTGCCTGAAAGTTGGTTGAAACGCGAATTCACCATCACCGCGCGCGAGGGCAATCGCTACCGCTTTTCCGGCGGTGGGCAGCCGATCGCCTTCGATGCCACGGTCGGGCAGCGCTACCGGGTGCCGACGCCCAGCGGCCTGGTCGAAATCAAGGTTGATCGCCTCTATGCGAATCCTGGCGCGCGCTTCCGGCTCAAGCGCAACTCGCGCCTGGGCACGATTCAGTCGATTCAAAACGCCATGGTGATCATGGAGAAGGGCAAGCAATCGGGTGTCATCGAAGTCAAGCTGCAGGGTGAGAATGCGGAAGCCATCCACGGCCTGCTCAGCGAAATCGGGCGCGAATACATGCGCCAGAACCTTGCGCGCAAGACCGAAGAAGCGGAAAAATCGCTGGCCTTCCTCAACCAGCAATTGCCTATCCTGAAGCGCCAGCTCGAGCAGTCCGAAGACCGCTACAACCAGTTCCGCAATGCCCATGGCACGGTCGACTTGCGCGAGGAAGCCCGCATGAGTCTGACCCAGGTGGCTTCCGCGCGCGCGCGGCGCATGGAGCTGGTCCAGAAACGGACGGAGCTGCTGGCACGCTTCACTGACGACCATCCTGTCATGGCAGCGATCAATCGTCAGCGCAAGGAAGTCGACACCGAGATCGAGGCTATCAATACGCGTATCCGTACGCTGCCCGTCATGGAGCAGGATGAAGCACGCCTGACACGTGACATCAAGGTCAAGACCGACCTGTACACCGCGCTGTCGAACACTGCACAGCAATTGCGCCTGATCTCGGTCGGTCGGGTCAGCAACGTGCGGCTGGTGGACGCGCCAATTGCCCCCGAACGGCCCATCAAGCCCAACCGTCCGCTGATCGTGTCGCTGGCCGTGCTCACCGGATTATTCCTCGGCACGCTCATCGCCTTCACGCGCAAGGCCATGCGCGGCGGTATCGACGATCCTGCCAAGATCGAGCGCCTGCTGCGTGCCAAGGTGGTCTACGCGTCCATTCCGCACAGCGTGAACGAAGACAAGCTCATGCGCAAGGTGAAAGGAGAGGGCGAAGGCATATTGCCACTTCTTGCGCAGATATTGCCGGAAGATCCTGCCGTGGAAAGCCTGCGCAGTTTTCGCGCAGCACTGCAATTCTCGATGCCCCATTTCAGGAACAATGTCGTGATGTTCGCGGGTCCTACCCATGGGGTGGGAAAATCCTTTGTCACCATTAATTTTGCCGCAGTAATGGCAGCCAGCGGCAGGAGGGTGCTGCTAATCGATGCAGACATGCGCACCGGGCGCCTGCACAGGTATTTTGGCCTTAGCCGCGATCATGGCCTGTCCGATGCCATCACTGGATCCGAACCGATGGAGGACGTGATTCACCGCGACGTGATCGAGAACCTGGACTTTATCGCCACCGGCTCGCTTCCGGCAAACCGGTCCGACTTCCTGTTGCATCTGAATTTCAGCACCTTGCTCGATACGCTCAGCCCCAAGTACGACCTGGTGCTGATCGACACACCGCCCCTCTTGCTCGCCGCCGACGCGCTGGTGATCGGTGCACGGGCCGGTGCGGTTTTCCTGGTTGCACGCGCGCATGTAACCACTGACGGCGAGATCACCGAGTCGGTCAAACGACTGAACCATGCGGGCCTGTCTCCACAGGGCGTATTGTTTAATAATTCGAGTTATCGACTCGGTCGATCCCACGCGCCATTCCAGACTGGCCCAATTGGACAGCTGAAATATTCAGAGTAAGCGAACGGGCAGACATGCTGCCGAGTTGGTTCTCGTGCCAGCCGCTGTGGCGACGATCATTCGCGGCAATACCACCGCACGGTAATTTGCACGAAAAAGCCCCGAACAGCCGGAGCAAGCTCCGCCTGTTCGGGGCAGTCTCCCGGCTCGGCCGGGGATCGGGTAAGTCTTAGAACTCGTAGGCGCCGATGTCGATGGCACCGCCGCGAGGACGCGCCACGCCAGCGATGTCAGTGGCCGGTGCGCGGGTCGCAGTGCCCTTGTTGATGGCAGGCGAGGTCCTCTTGAGGCGGTAGTTGCCGGTACCGCTGGCCTGGTAGTCGACGAACTGCGGCTCGGCAGCCACGGTGCCGGTGACGGTGCCCTTGACGAGCCAGCTGCGGCCGGTATTGAACACCAGGTTGTTCGGATAACGGTTATTGGTGCCGACCTTGCCCATCTCGGTAATGCCGTAGGCGTTACGGTAGACCAGGTTGTTGGCCACGTAGTTGTTGCTGGTG
Above is a genomic segment from Massilia sp. H6 containing:
- a CDS encoding DUF5710 domain-containing protein codes for the protein MLLLTVPYAEKDQAKALGARWNPAKRRWYVPDGVATAGFEKWVADAGASASPTSSGRVDSYQGKTVVGANYVALGHDCNPFEPCAQCGAALLLTPWETARQHLVQVVARL
- a CDS encoding polysaccharide biosynthesis tyrosine autokinase, with the translated sequence MTTPHDQHPHPLSPVYHSPPVLSVPFDPRPSEPHSEEPAVDFKSCLNTLYDSRWLIGTVTGIITVVAVLYALLAKPVFEANLMIHVEEESPTASKNILSEASSLFETKKAAIAEMELLRSRMVVSRAVDNLQLYVQVRPVYFPALGSWFANQNGNTLSVPGLFGQGGFVWGGEKAEVSVFEVPESWLKREFTITAREGNRYRFSGGGQPIAFDATVGQRYRVPTPSGLVEIKVDRLYANPGARFRLKRNSRLGTIQSIQNAMVIMEKGKQSGVIEVKLQGENAEAIHGLLSEIGREYMRQNLARKTEEAEKSLAFLNQQLPILKRQLEQSEDRYNQFRNAHGTVDLREEARMSLTQVASARARRMELVQKRTELLARFTDDHPVMAAINRQRKEVDTEIEAINTRIRTLPVMEQDEARLTRDIKVKTDLYTALSNTAQQLRLISVGRVSNVRLVDAPIAPERPIKPNRPLIVSLAVLTGLFLGTLIAFTRKAMRGGIDDPAKIERLLRAKVVYASIPHSVNEDKLMRKVKGEGEGILPLLAQILPEDPAVESLRSFRAALQFSMPHFRNNVVMFAGPTHGVGKSFVTINFAAVMAASGRRVLLIDADMRTGRLHRYFGLSRDHGLSDAITGSEPMEDVIHRDVIENLDFIATGSLPANRSDFLLHLNFSTLLDTLSPKYDLVLIDTPPLLLAADALVIGARAGAVFLVARAHVTTDGEITESVKRLNHAGLSPQGVLFNNSSYRLGRSHAPFQTGPIGQLKYSE
- a CDS encoding polysaccharide biosynthesis/export family protein — protein: MALFYSSGIRACCSAALALALAGCATGLGFESPLRAETENGSAAPPTELITDTLIATEREASARNARQDLTPLFVAKPPPYTIGRGDILSIVVWDHPELAAGGMNAATVMNPSGTVPPNVVSPGFAVDHLGRIQFPLIGLLTVDGLTEEQARALLAKKLARYIAQPNITLRVQSYRSRRVYVDGEVRTPGLQAIDDIPMTLVEALNRAGGMGPGADQSRIVLERGERRYIVNLRELVMKGVNPGSILLAHGDVVRVHSRDESKVFVSGEVITPKALTMHNGRLTLSEALGETGGISPLSGDARQVYVVRKTPERTRVFRLDARGSGALGMAEAFELRPKDVVYVAASPLANWNRHLSLLFPGALTSAVGVTTRP